Proteins encoded in a region of the Streptomyces sp. NBC_01298 genome:
- a CDS encoding GntR family transcriptional regulator, with the protein MPPASTAGTALTAAERVYQHVKQAVLDRRYEGGVLLTEGELAVAVGVSRTPVREALLRLETEGLLKLYPKKGALVLAVSAQEIADVIETRLLVEEFTVRRAVPAPAGLLERLAELVEEQRRLGDAGELGAMMAADRAFHAEIVRSAGNQILCRLYDQLRDRQLRMGVALLHAHPERVERTLAEHREILDALRAGDADTAAAAVRAHVGRVGELVRGSSR; encoded by the coding sequence ATGCCACCCGCCAGTACCGCCGGTACCGCCCTGACCGCTGCCGAACGCGTCTACCAACACGTCAAGCAGGCCGTGCTCGACCGCCGCTACGAGGGCGGCGTGCTGCTGACCGAGGGCGAGCTCGCGGTCGCCGTCGGGGTCTCGCGCACACCGGTACGCGAGGCGCTGCTGCGGCTGGAGACCGAGGGGCTGCTGAAGCTGTACCCGAAGAAGGGCGCCCTCGTCCTCGCGGTCTCCGCCCAGGAGATCGCCGACGTGATCGAAACCCGGCTGCTGGTCGAGGAGTTCACCGTCCGCCGGGCCGTGCCCGCCCCGGCGGGGCTGCTGGAACGGCTCGCGGAACTGGTCGAGGAGCAGCGCCGGCTCGGCGACGCGGGCGAGCTCGGGGCGATGATGGCCGCCGACCGGGCCTTCCACGCGGAGATCGTGCGCAGCGCCGGCAACCAGATCCTCTGCCGCCTCTACGACCAACTGCGCGACCGCCAGCTCCGCATGGGCGTGGCCCTGCTGCACGCGCACCCCGAGCGGGTGGAGCGGACGCTGGCCGAGCACCGGGAGATCCTCGACGCCCTGCGCGCGGGCGACGCCGACACGGCCGCCGCGGCGGTACGGGCCCACGTGGGCCGGGTCGGGGAACTGGTGCGGGGGTCTTCCCGATGA
- a CDS encoding protease inhibitor I42 family protein, with product MEVREVVLAPGEPYELRLTGRGARGYVWTWRVTGDADAVSVAEGPVAPLDPGRPPLPGATVERLYVVRGRVAGRARIRFAQVRPPYPEEAAYDEFVLDVTVL from the coding sequence GTGGAGGTGCGCGAGGTGGTGCTCGCGCCGGGCGAGCCGTACGAGCTGCGGCTCACCGGGCGCGGTGCGCGCGGTTACGTCTGGACCTGGCGGGTGACGGGCGACGCGGACGCCGTCTCGGTGGCGGAGGGTCCGGTGGCCCCGCTGGACCCGGGACGGCCGCCGCTGCCCGGGGCGACGGTGGAGCGGCTGTACGTCGTACGGGGCCGGGTGGCGGGCCGGGCCAGGATCCGCTTCGCGCAGGTGCGGCCGCCCTATCCGGAGGAGGCCGCGTACGACGAGTTCGTGCTGGACGTCACCGTGCTGTGA
- a CDS encoding C1 family peptidase translates to MPEQSEGRVQTAGELRALLAERGARWSVSEHLGDGDAVPRPALGLGAATAEAGLTPAGAAPPVDLRSLVGHYSGNPHLNRRRTAHGLLRGADTGAHAPEPAPAAPARPSAVDWRSRWGRPWLTKVKDQNPCSSCWAFGAAGLVESMARIEHHVWAERSEGDVHDGLKATCGQTGSPEAALDWIRTNGGLADPGCWPYSPPPPGTPVDRREAWRAEYTPSWDRSGRTVRISGYVRLGDVEQQKVWLDTVGPLTACFDVYEDFFGLGSGVYHRTSDRLAGGHCVLITGYDDAAGCWLFKNSWGTGYHVGGHGRIAYGEVRIDDWAKCGLQGTNIDPWSKRRLHTGNVYESGNGRAHRNFELAALSGEAGEGGDGGDTAGSLRHWWREGDAPFAWTRAQTFGSDASGQPAFTGTTYNRNMESLHVTTGGRLRHWYYEHFGGAWRDGGAFGPGDAAVGSTPAFIQSDYGAPGNFEVVVRTADGRLGHWWRINGAPWTWNDGGRFASGIAHFGPALVQTRARHLDLVATRTDGRMQLWWRDDPNGFVWRPGEVFGSGITSAPCLIEAQYGAADEDTAGNYELCVTGGGGRVEHWWRGNAGGAAWQRSAVFGHDVLAVTGMLQGSFGFNLEVIVLRTDRRLQHYWRDGAGWQEGPVIGPA, encoded by the coding sequence ATGCCGGAGCAGTCGGAGGGGCGTGTCCAGACGGCGGGAGAGCTGCGGGCCCTGCTCGCGGAGCGCGGGGCGCGGTGGTCGGTGAGCGAGCACCTCGGTGACGGGGATGCCGTTCCGAGACCCGCCCTGGGGCTCGGTGCGGCCACGGCGGAGGCCGGTCTCACCCCGGCCGGGGCGGCGCCGCCGGTGGATCTGCGCAGCCTCGTGGGCCACTACAGCGGCAATCCGCACCTCAACCGGCGCAGGACGGCGCACGGGTTGCTCCGGGGGGCGGACACCGGCGCGCACGCCCCTGAGCCCGCGCCCGCGGCCCCCGCCCGGCCGTCCGCCGTGGACTGGCGCAGCCGGTGGGGCCGGCCCTGGCTCACCAAGGTGAAGGACCAGAACCCGTGCAGCTCCTGCTGGGCGTTCGGGGCGGCCGGCCTGGTGGAGTCGATGGCCCGCATCGAGCACCACGTGTGGGCCGAGCGCTCCGAGGGGGACGTGCACGACGGGCTGAAGGCGACCTGCGGACAGACGGGCAGCCCCGAGGCCGCCCTGGACTGGATCCGGACCAACGGCGGACTCGCGGACCCGGGCTGCTGGCCGTACTCGCCGCCGCCGCCCGGTACCCCCGTCGATCGCCGGGAGGCCTGGCGGGCGGAGTACACCCCGAGCTGGGACCGCTCCGGCCGGACCGTCCGCATCAGCGGGTACGTCCGGCTCGGCGACGTGGAGCAGCAGAAGGTGTGGCTGGACACGGTGGGCCCGCTGACCGCCTGTTTCGACGTGTACGAGGACTTCTTCGGCCTCGGCTCCGGCGTCTACCACCGCACCAGCGACCGCCTGGCGGGCGGTCACTGCGTCCTGATCACCGGCTACGACGACGCGGCCGGCTGCTGGCTGTTCAAGAACTCCTGGGGGACCGGCTACCACGTGGGCGGCCACGGCCGGATCGCGTACGGCGAGGTGCGGATCGACGACTGGGCGAAGTGCGGGCTGCAGGGCACCAACATCGACCCGTGGAGCAAGCGCCGCCTGCACACCGGCAACGTCTACGAGAGCGGCAACGGCCGCGCCCACCGCAACTTCGAGCTGGCGGCGCTCAGCGGCGAAGCCGGCGAAGGCGGGGACGGCGGGGACACCGCCGGCTCGCTGCGGCACTGGTGGCGCGAGGGCGACGCCCCCTTCGCGTGGACCCGCGCCCAGACCTTCGGCTCCGACGCCTCGGGCCAGCCCGCCTTCACGGGGACCACGTACAACCGGAACATGGAGTCGCTGCACGTCACCACGGGCGGCCGGCTGCGCCACTGGTACTACGAGCACTTCGGTGGCGCCTGGCGCGACGGCGGCGCCTTCGGCCCCGGCGACGCGGCGGTCGGGTCGACCCCGGCCTTCATCCAGAGCGACTACGGGGCGCCCGGCAACTTCGAGGTGGTCGTCCGCACCGCCGACGGCCGCCTGGGCCACTGGTGGCGGATCAACGGCGCCCCCTGGACCTGGAACGACGGCGGCCGCTTCGCCTCCGGCATCGCCCACTTCGGCCCGGCCCTGGTCCAGACCCGCGCCCGCCACCTCGACCTGGTCGCCACCCGCACCGACGGCCGGATGCAGCTGTGGTGGCGGGACGACCCGAACGGGTTCGTCTGGCGCCCCGGCGAGGTCTTCGGCTCCGGCATCACCTCCGCGCCGTGCCTGATCGAGGCGCAGTACGGGGCGGCCGACGAGGACACCGCCGGGAACTACGAGCTGTGCGTGACGGGCGGGGGTGGCCGCGTCGAGCACTGGTGGCGCGGCAACGCGGGCGGCGCCGCCTGGCAGCGCTCCGCGGTCTTCGGCCACGACGTGCTGGCGGTCACCGGGATGCTCCAGGGCAGCTTCGGGTTCAACCTGGAGGTGATCGTCCTGCGCACGGACCGCCGGCTCCAGCACTACTGGCGCGACGGCGCCGGCTGGCAGGAGGGGCCGGTGATCGGCCCGGCGTAG
- a CDS encoding GNAT family N-acetyltransferase gives MIIRTGRLTLLPLAASHAEEMAVVLGDPALHAFIGGDPLTETALRARYERLSAGSPDPAVTWCNWVVRLDAEGCLTGTVQATVTGEVAEVAWVIGTPWQRRGIAVEATRAVIGWLGTRAGVHTVIAHVHPGHTASAAVAARVGLTATDRVQDGEVRWEGPA, from the coding sequence GTGATCATCCGAACAGGGCGGCTGACGCTGCTGCCCCTGGCGGCATCGCACGCCGAGGAGATGGCCGTGGTGCTGGGCGATCCGGCGCTGCATGCCTTCATCGGGGGCGATCCGCTCACCGAGACGGCATTGCGCGCCCGCTACGAGCGACTGAGCGCCGGCTCGCCGGACCCCGCCGTCACCTGGTGCAACTGGGTGGTCCGGCTCGACGCCGAGGGCTGCCTGACCGGCACGGTCCAGGCGACCGTGACCGGGGAGGTCGCGGAGGTCGCCTGGGTCATCGGTACGCCCTGGCAGCGCCGCGGCATCGCGGTCGAGGCGACCCGGGCGGTGATCGGGTGGCTCGGAACGCGGGCCGGGGTGCACACGGTCATCGCTCACGTGCACCCCGGTCACACCGCCTCCGCGGCCGTCGCCGCGCGGGTCGGGCTGACCGCCACCGACCGGGTCCAGGACGGCGAGGTCCGCTGGGAGGGGCCCGCCTGA
- a CDS encoding DUF397 domain-containing protein, translating to MNQFHFVKSSYSASSGECVEVATNVVGTVAVRDSKQGDGPVIRVTATAWADFAATQAG from the coding sequence GTGAATCAGTTCCACTTTGTGAAGTCCAGTTACAGCGCCTCCAGCGGTGAGTGCGTCGAGGTGGCCACGAACGTGGTCGGCACAGTCGCCGTCCGGGACAGCAAGCAGGGCGACGGGCCGGTCATCCGGGTCACCGCCACCGCCTGGGCCGACTTCGCGGCGACGCAGGCGGGGTGA
- a CDS encoding helix-turn-helix domain-containing protein, giving the protein MNRGTREGQGNRASTVLGRRLGGELHRLRMAAGKTQLQAAQEISATATKIVKMESGWVPMRDPDIRVLCEFYGAADVRGLLDLARMDRERRKANGWWHSLDAGAMAEYIAMEDIASRIRTWQLSLVPGLLQTADYARALAVSDEFWQDPDDIERVVAVRMKRQQRLWSEMPLHVHAVVSEGALRQEIGGPAVMQAQLEHLMEVSKLPNVHVQVLPFRSGGHPCIVGPFSLISFAEAEAMDVAHMDVIGSTVWVESGQESAVYSRYFDRTARLSLAPRDSMNLIDSIGKGFQA; this is encoded by the coding sequence GTGAACCGAGGAACACGTGAGGGTCAGGGCAACCGGGCGTCAACGGTGCTGGGGCGCAGGCTCGGCGGAGAGCTCCACAGATTGCGGATGGCTGCGGGCAAGACCCAGTTGCAGGCGGCGCAGGAGATCAGTGCCACCGCGACGAAGATCGTGAAGATGGAGAGCGGCTGGGTGCCCATGCGGGACCCGGATATCCGGGTGCTGTGCGAGTTCTACGGTGCGGCCGACGTGCGAGGGCTGCTGGACCTTGCCCGCATGGACAGAGAACGGCGTAAGGCAAACGGGTGGTGGCACTCCCTGGATGCCGGTGCGATGGCCGAGTACATCGCGATGGAGGACATCGCGTCCCGTATTCGTACCTGGCAGCTGTCCTTGGTGCCCGGGCTGCTCCAAACCGCTGACTACGCGCGTGCTTTGGCGGTGAGCGACGAGTTCTGGCAGGACCCGGATGACATCGAGCGCGTCGTGGCGGTGCGGATGAAGCGGCAGCAGCGGCTGTGGAGCGAAATGCCTCTGCACGTTCATGCGGTCGTCTCGGAGGGGGCGTTGCGTCAGGAGATCGGTGGACCAGCGGTCATGCAGGCGCAACTGGAGCACCTCATGGAGGTTTCGAAGCTACCCAACGTCCATGTCCAGGTACTGCCGTTCCGCTCAGGCGGGCACCCGTGCATCGTCGGTCCCTTCAGCTTGATTTCCTTCGCGGAAGCGGAGGCGATGGACGTCGCCCACATGGACGTCATCGGATCTACTGTGTGGGTGGAGAGCGGTCAGGAAAGCGCCGTCTACAGCCGGTACTTTGACCGGACGGCCAGGTTGAGTCTGGCCCCTCGTGACTCCATGAACCTGATCGACAGCATCGGCAAAGGATTCCAGGCGTGA
- a CDS encoding ATP-binding protein has translation MERHDVRNYPPRQDSVPTARRHTAWLAVAWGRPELAADAALLTSELTTNALLHGSVWDRYFRVEVHLTGAVLRIEVTDPKGERRPEPRAAVTDHDQFGRGLHIVKALADQWGCTDRIVGKTVWAELAHRSPR, from the coding sequence ATGGAGCGTCACGACGTACGGAACTACCCGCCCCGCCAGGACTCCGTGCCCACCGCCCGCCGGCACACCGCGTGGCTCGCCGTGGCGTGGGGGCGGCCCGAGCTGGCGGCGGACGCGGCGTTGCTGACCAGCGAGCTGACGACCAACGCGCTGCTGCACGGATCGGTCTGGGACCGGTACTTCCGGGTCGAGGTCCACCTCACCGGAGCAGTGCTCCGCATCGAGGTCACCGATCCGAAAGGAGAGCGCCGACCCGAACCGCGAGCGGCCGTCACGGATCACGACCAGTTCGGGCGGGGGCTGCACATCGTCAAGGCCCTCGCGGACCAGTGGGGCTGCACCGACCGGATCGTCGGCAAGACCGTATGGGCCGAGCTGGCCCACAGGAGCCCCCGTTAG
- a CDS encoding DUF1266 domain-containing protein, translated as MDGWTAPSSIERELYGAKARGDWPGYLDALARSELFLAQSRAHVEAEPTKVRFHPTPDRRSLVVHTRGMLPAPDPHTVYLPRSLAWFANAWDSADPPYLAVNPGSPAEAYLATTPADLARWRAHWDAAAPVWGLAPGAVHSLHVGGPLHGPVAHGLAVGAHLAVSNGEFWNALAYHGNGYLRERERLRKGWGITTAAEWHDTLRRLLDTEMVSPVWEFALRVRRLLASDFAGPVDVEHWRHAAATALRRNAERAAEPLLTPEGVTVAAPRPTAEVEGEVAGIQRLIGRIARYEQRFRADGLLPEDGWVRSVEGWDQGRASQMARWGLGTRYGTQADAEHGVRRAGEAARATYRSWEEFSAGYVLGRCLHFDEEEFGEWYTSVLATHLTLTGDPASPWRNIPWRTPEGAEGAV; from the coding sequence ATGGATGGGTGGACGGCGCCGAGTTCCATCGAGCGCGAGCTGTACGGGGCCAAGGCGCGCGGGGACTGGCCGGGGTACCTCGACGCCCTCGCACGGAGCGAGCTGTTCCTCGCGCAGTCCCGGGCCCACGTCGAAGCCGAGCCCACGAAGGTGCGGTTCCACCCCACCCCCGACCGGCGCTCCCTCGTCGTCCACACCCGCGGGATGCTCCCCGCCCCCGACCCGCACACCGTGTACCTGCCCAGGTCCCTCGCCTGGTTCGCGAACGCCTGGGACTCCGCCGACCCCCCGTACCTCGCGGTGAACCCCGGATCCCCCGCCGAGGCCTACCTCGCCACCACCCCCGCCGACCTCGCCCGCTGGCGCGCCCACTGGGACGCCGCCGCCCCGGTGTGGGGGCTCGCCCCCGGAGCCGTGCACTCCCTGCACGTCGGCGGCCCGCTGCACGGGCCGGTCGCGCACGGACTCGCCGTCGGAGCCCATCTCGCCGTCTCCAACGGGGAGTTCTGGAACGCGCTGGCCTACCACGGCAACGGCTACCTGCGAGAGCGCGAACGGCTGCGCAAGGGCTGGGGCATCACCACCGCCGCCGAGTGGCACGACACGCTGCGCCGCCTGCTCGACACCGAAATGGTCAGCCCCGTCTGGGAGTTCGCGCTGCGCGTGCGCCGCCTCCTCGCCTCCGACTTCGCCGGCCCCGTCGACGTGGAGCACTGGCGCCACGCCGCCGCCACCGCCCTGCGCCGCAACGCCGAGCGGGCCGCCGAACCGCTGCTCACCCCCGAAGGGGTCACCGTCGCCGCGCCCCGGCCCACCGCCGAGGTCGAGGGCGAGGTCGCGGGCATACAGCGGCTGATCGGCCGGATCGCCCGCTACGAGCAGCGCTTCCGCGCCGACGGGCTGCTGCCCGAGGACGGCTGGGTCCGCTCCGTGGAGGGCTGGGACCAGGGCCGGGCCTCGCAGATGGCCCGCTGGGGCCTCGGAACCCGCTACGGAACACAGGCCGACGCGGAACACGGCGTACGGCGGGCCGGGGAGGCGGCGCGGGCCACGTACCGCTCGTGGGAGGAGTTCTCCGCCGGGTACGTCCTGGGGCGCTGCCTGCACTTCGACGAGGAGGAGTTCGGCGAGTGGTACACGAGCGTGCTGGCCACCCACCTCACCCTGACCGGCGACCCGGCGAGCCCCTGGCGCAACATCCCCTGGCGGACGCCCGAAGGAGCCGAAGGAGCCGTATGA